A window of the Tripterygium wilfordii isolate XIE 37 chromosome 12, ASM1340144v1, whole genome shotgun sequence genome harbors these coding sequences:
- the LOC120010113 gene encoding 1-aminocyclopropane-1-carboxylate oxidase homolog 1-like yields MEVLPCVQDKSSMDVKEFDETKAGVKGLVDSGTTKVPKFFIYPRETLEKYSAGIASDNIGLHVPLIDLEGFGSSRRKDIIYEIREACEKWGVFQLINHGVPVSVMDAMIAGARGFHEQPNEVKQELYSRDPTKMVKYFCNSDLFDREGPADWMDNLTFHFDAGKVDPAVLPHICRDAVTEYVGCMIELKKTLSEILSEALGLCSNYLATMECMENTPIRCNYYPACPEPALTLGSLKHTDPDFMTVVLQDNVGGLQVLHQNIWVDVSPVQKALVVNMGDLMQLITNDKFKSVEHRVLTRQIGPRVSIACFFYPHLTQLCKPIGPIRELLSNQPAIYRETNVQEYMAYFLSKETGTPSLPQFKVQQELAGQIE; encoded by the exons ATGGAAGTCCTTCCTTGTGTTCAAGACAAATCAAGCATGGATGTGAAAGAGTTCGATGAAACAAAGGCTGGTGTCAAAGGACTTGTAGACTCTGGCACCACAAAGGTACCTAAATTTTTCATATATCCTCGGGAGACCTTGGAGAAGTACTCTGCCGGCATTGCAAGTGATAACATCGGCCTCCACGTTCCGCTGATAGACCTTGAAGGCTTTGGAAGTAGCAGAAGGAAGGACATCATTTATGAAATACGTGAAGCATGCGAAAAATGGGGTGTGTTTCAGTTGATTAATCATGGAGTTCCAGTTAGTGTCATGGATGCTATGATTGCTGGTGCAAGAGGATTTCATGAACAACCCAATGAAGTGAAGCAAGAGCTGTACTCGCGTGATCCTACGAAGATGGTGAAGTACTTCTGCAACAGCGATCTCTTTGACCGCGAAGGACCAGCTGATTGGATGGATAACTTGACATTTCATTTTGATGCTGGTAAAGTGGACCCTGCTGTCCTTCCTCATATATGCAG AGATGCAGTGACTGAATATGTGGGATGCATGATTGAACTGAAGAAGACATTATCTGAAATACTCTCGGAGGCTCTAGGACTTTGCAGTAACTATCTAGCAACCATGGAATGCATGGAAAATACTCCTATCCGTTGCAACTATTACCCGGCGTGCCCTGAGCCTGCCTTAACGCTTGGCTCTCTCAAACACACAGACCCAGATTTTATGACTGTAGTTTTGCAGGACAATGTTGGTGGCCTACAAGTTCTTCATCAAAATATCTGGGTTGATGTGTCCCCGGTGCAGAAAGCCCTAGTCGTCAACATGGGCGACCTGATGCAG CTCATCACcaatgataaattcaaaagcgTGGAACACAGGGTTCTAACCAGACAAATCGGCCCTAGAGTGTCGATCGCTTGCTTCTTCTATCCTCATTTAACACAGCTTTGTAAACCCATTGGGCCAATAAGGGAGCTTCTCTCCAATCAACCAGCAATATATAGAGAAACTAATGTTCAAGAATACATGGCCTACTTCTTGTCTAAAGAAACTGGCACTCCAAGCCTACCTCAGTTTAAAGTGCAGCAAGAGCTTGCCGGACAGATCGAGTGA
- the LOC120010348 gene encoding 1-aminocyclopropane-1-carboxylate oxidase homolog 1-like, translating to MEVLPCVQDKSSMDVKEFDETKAGVKGLVDSGITKIPKFFTCHPETFAKSYKVSDIGIQIPVIDLEGFKSSEREKIIIDEIREASEKWSIFRLINHGIPITVVDEMIAAARGFHEQPNEVKKELYSRDPKKSVRFYSNINLLTLKEPAQWMDTLALDLDGGKVDPAAALTHTCRDAVTEYVTHVIELKKTLCELLSEALGLDSDYLATTEFMERPALTCHYYPACPEPALTFGSRNHKDPLFLAILLNDNVAGLQVLHQNMWVDVPPVRGALVVNMGDLMQLITNDKFKSVEHRVLAGKIGPRVTVACFLYPRPKHLCKPFGPIKELVSNQPPKYRETHVQEYIAYYRSNGSSNPSLPHFKVQ from the exons ATGGAAGTCCTTCCTTGTGTTCAAGACAAATCAAGCATGGATGTGAAGGAATTCGATGAAACAAAGGCCGGTGTCAAAGGACTTGTAGACTCCGGCATCACAAAGATACCTAAATTTTTCACTTGTCACCCTGAGACCTTTGCGAAGTCTTACAAGGTGAGTGATATAGGCATCCAGATTCCGGTTATCGACCTTGAAGGCTTCAAAAGTAGTGAAAGGGAGAAAATCATAATTGATGAAATACGGGAAGCATCAGAAAAATGGAGTATCTTTCGATTGATTAATCATGGAATTCCAATTACTGTCGTGGATGAGATGATTGCTGCTGCGCGAGGGTTTCATGAGCAGCCCAATGAGGTGAAGAAGGAGCTGTACTCACGTGATCCTAAGAAATCAGTGAGGTTCTACTCCAACATTAATCTCTTGACCCTCAAAGAACCAGCACAATGGATGGATACCTTGGCATTAGATTTGGATGGGGGTAAAGTGGACCCTGCTGCAGCCCTTACTCATACCTGCAG AGATGCAGTGACAGAATATGTGACACACGTTATCGAACTGAAGAAGACATTATGCGAACTACTCTCAGAAGCTCTGGGACTTGACAGTGACTATCTCGCAACCACAGAATTCATGGAACGTCCAGCACTGACATGCCATTATTACCCAGCCTGCCCTGAACCAGCCTTGACCTTCGGCTCACGCAACCATAAGGACCCGCTTTTTTTGGCTATACTCTTGAATGACAATGTTGCTGGCCTTCAAGTTCTTCATCAAAATATGTGGGTTGATGTGCCTCCTGTGCGGGGAGCTCTAGTCGTTAACATGGGTGACTTAATGCAG CTGATCACCAATGATAAGTTCAAAAGCGTGGAACACAGGGTTCTAGCAGGAAAGATTGGTCCCAGGGTTACAGTTGCTTGCTTCTTATATCCCCGTCCAAAACATCTTTGTAAACCCTTTGGGCCAATAAAGGAGCTTGTATCCAACCAGCCACCGAAATACAGAGAAACTCATGTTCAGGAATACATTGCCTATTACAGGTCTAATGGATCTAGCAATCCAAGCCTACCTCATTTTAAAGTACAGTAA
- the LOC120010634 gene encoding 1-aminocyclopropane-1-carboxylate oxidase homolog 1-like produces the protein MWSSDLFLISFIHLLLASLVTTAAAYHPFIIKIVSMEVLPCVQNKSCMDVKEFDATKAGVKGLVDSGITKIPKFFIHPPAQIMDNSSCKASDMSLHVPLIDLAGFESHRRKDIIDGIREASEKWGAFQLISHGIPISVLDEMIAAARRFHEQPNEVKKELYSRDPKKSVRYHSNSDLFERKGAADWMDAAAFDFDDGKLDPASLPQICRDAVTEYVRQMIELKNTLSELLSEALGLSSDYLAKMECMEHPSIRFNYYPPCPEPTLTLGSLKHTDPDFFTILLQDNVGGLQVLHQNMWVDVSTVQGGLTVNMGDLMQLITNDKFKSIPHRVLVKQTGPRVSVGCFLYPYSTHLSKPFGPIKELLFDQEPIYRETTVLEYIDYYRSNGGPGNPCLPLFKVG, from the exons ATGTGGAGTTCTGACTTATTTCTCATCTCTTTTATTCATTTGTTGCTGGCATCACTTGTCACAACAG CTGCAGCTTATCATCCCTTCATAATCAAAATTGTCAGCATGGAAGTCCTTCCCTGTGTCCAAAACAAATCATGTATGGATGTGAAGGAGTTTGATGCAACAAAAGCTGGTGTTAAAGGACTTGTAGACTCCGGCATCACAAAGATACCTAAATTTTTTATTCATCCACCAGCGCAAATAATGGATAATTCATCTTGCAAGGCCAGTGATATGAGCCTCCATGTTCCACTGATAGACCTAGCAGGCTTTGAAAGCCATAGAAGGAAGGATATAATTGATGGAATACGTGAAGCATCTGAAAAATGGGGTGCCTTTCAATTGATCAGTCATGGGATTCCAATTAGTGTCTTGGATGAGATGATTGCTGCTGCCCGAAGATTTCATGAGCAACCCAATGAGGTGAAGAAGGAGCTGTACTCTCGTGATCCTAAGAAATCAGTGAGGTACCACTCCAACAGTGATCTCTTTGAGCGCAAAGGAGCTGCAGATTGGATGGATGCCGCggcttttgattttgatgatggtAAATTGGACCCTGCATCCCTTCCTCAAATATGCAG AGATGCTGTGACAGAATATGTGAGACAGATGATTGAACTGAAGAATACATTATCTGAACTACTCTCAGAGGCTCTGGGACTTAGCAGTGACTATCTTGCAAAAATGGAATGCATGGAACATCCATCAATACGTTTCAACTATTACCCGCCCTGCCCTGAGCCAACCTTGACACTTGGCTCACTCAAGCATACAGACCCAGATTTTTTTACTATACTCTTGCAGGACAATGTTGGTGGTCTTCAAGTTCTGCATCAAAATATGTGGGTTGATGTGTCCACAGTTCAAGGTGGTCTAACTGTCAACATGGGTGATTTGATGCAG CTTATTACcaatgataaattcaaaagcatcCCACACAGGGTTCTAGTTAAACAGACTGGCCCCAGAGTGTCAGTTGGTTGCTTCTTGTATCCTTATTCAACACATCTTAGTAAACCCTTTGGGCCTATAAAGGAGCTTCTATTCGACCAAGAACCAATATACAGAGAAACTACTGTCCTGGAATACATAGATTACTACAGGTCTAATGGAGGACCCGGCAATCCATGCCTACCCCTTTTTAAAGTGGGGTAA
- the LOC120010907 gene encoding 1-aminocyclopropane-1-carboxylate oxidase homolog 1-like isoform X1 encodes MLYQLQRQIRTLAARKLANLSCGILSYFSYVLCICCWHHFSQQQLAAAAYHPFLIKIADMEVLTCVQDKSTMDRKEFDATKAGVKGLLESGITKIPKFFIRPSLETVAKSSCKFSDISLRIPLIDLAGFESSKRKDIIDEICEASEKWGVFQLINHGIPISVLDEMIAATKRFHEQPNEVKKELYSRDLEKSVKYYSNGDLFSRKGAADWTDILAFDFDDGIVDPAAVPQLCRDAVTEYVGHMVELKNTLSELLSEALGLSSDYLAKMECMEYPPIRCHYYPACPEPNGVLGSVEHTDPDFMTIVLQDNVGGLQVVQQNMWVDVSPVPGALIVNMGDFMQLITNDKFISVQHRVQFRQTGPRVSIVCFFYPSSTNLYKHFGPIEELLFDQEPIYRETSVMEYVDKYNSNGGPGSNPCLPLFKLV; translated from the exons ATGCTTTATCAATTACAGAGACAGATCCGCACTTTGGCAGCTCGTAAGTTGGCAAACCTTTCGTGTGGAATTCTCTCTTATTTCTCATATGTTTTATGCATTTGTTGCTGGCATCACTTCTCACAACAG CAACTAGCAGCTGCAGCTTATCATCCCTTCCTAATCAAAATTGCTGACATGGAAGTCCTTACTTGTGTCCAAGACAAATCAACCATGGATAGGAAGGAGTTTGATGCAACAAAAGCTGGTGTTAAAGGACTTCTAGAGTCCGGCATCACAAAGATACCTAAATTTTTCATCCGTCCATCACTGGAAACTGTGGCGAAGTCATCTTGCAAGTTCAGCGATATCAGCCTTCGTATTCCACTTATAGACCTTGCTGGCTTTGAAAGTAGTAAAAGGAAGGATATAATTGATGAAATATGTGAAGCATCCGAAAAATGGGGTGTCTTTCAATTGATCAATCATGGGATTCCAATTAGTGTCTTGGATGAGATGATTGCTGCTACCAAAAGATTTCATGAGCAACCAAATGAGGTGAAGAAGGAGCTGTACTCGCGTGATCTTGAGAAATCAGTGAAGTACTACAGCAACGGTGATCTCTTTTCACGTAAAGGAGCTGCAGATTGGACGGATATCTTGGCCTTTGATTTTGACGATGGTATAGTGGACCCTGCAGCCGTTCCTCAATTATGCAG AGATGCAGTGACAGAATATGTGGGACACATGGTTGAACTTAAGAATACATTATCTGAACTCCTCTCAGAGGCTCTGGGACTTAGCAGTGACTATCTTGCAAAAATGGAATGCATGGAGTATCCACCGATACGTTGCCACTACTACCCCGCTTGCCCTGAGCCAAATGGCGTGCTTGGCTCAGTCGAGCATACGGACCCAGATTTTATGACTATAGTCCTGCAGGACAATGTTGGTGGTCTTCAAGTTGTTCAACAAAATATGTGGGTTGATGTGTCCCCTGTTCCAGGAGCTCTGATTGTCAACATGGGTGACTTTATGCAG CTTATCACCAATGATAAATTCATCAGCGTCCAGCACAGAGTTCAATTTAGACAGACCGGCCCAAGAGTGTCAATTGTTTGCTTCTTCTATCCTTCTTCAACAAATCTGTATAAACACTTTGGGcctatagaggagcttctaTTCGACCAAGAACCGATATACAGAGAAACTAGTGTTATGGAATACGTCGATAAATACAATTCTAATGGAGGACCTGGCAGCAATCCATGCCTACCACTTTTTAAACTAGTGTAA
- the LOC120010907 gene encoding 1-aminocyclopropane-1-carboxylate oxidase homolog 1-like isoform X2, which produces MLYQLQRQIRTLAAHKSTMDRKEFDATKAGVKGLLESGITKIPKFFIRPSLETVAKSSCKFSDISLRIPLIDLAGFESSKRKDIIDEICEASEKWGVFQLINHGIPISVLDEMIAATKRFHEQPNEVKKELYSRDLEKSVKYYSNGDLFSRKGAADWTDILAFDFDDGIVDPAAVPQLCRDAVTEYVGHMVELKNTLSELLSEALGLSSDYLAKMECMEYPPIRCHYYPACPEPNGVLGSVEHTDPDFMTIVLQDNVGGLQVVQQNMWVDVSPVPGALIVNMGDFMQLITNDKFISVQHRVQFRQTGPRVSIVCFFYPSSTNLYKHFGPIEELLFDQEPIYRETSVMEYVDKYNSNGGPGSNPCLPLFKLV; this is translated from the exons ATGCTTTATCAATTACAGAGACAGATCCGCACTTTGGCAGCTC ACAAATCAACCATGGATAGGAAGGAGTTTGATGCAACAAAAGCTGGTGTTAAAGGACTTCTAGAGTCCGGCATCACAAAGATACCTAAATTTTTCATCCGTCCATCACTGGAAACTGTGGCGAAGTCATCTTGCAAGTTCAGCGATATCAGCCTTCGTATTCCACTTATAGACCTTGCTGGCTTTGAAAGTAGTAAAAGGAAGGATATAATTGATGAAATATGTGAAGCATCCGAAAAATGGGGTGTCTTTCAATTGATCAATCATGGGATTCCAATTAGTGTCTTGGATGAGATGATTGCTGCTACCAAAAGATTTCATGAGCAACCAAATGAGGTGAAGAAGGAGCTGTACTCGCGTGATCTTGAGAAATCAGTGAAGTACTACAGCAACGGTGATCTCTTTTCACGTAAAGGAGCTGCAGATTGGACGGATATCTTGGCCTTTGATTTTGACGATGGTATAGTGGACCCTGCAGCCGTTCCTCAATTATGCAG AGATGCAGTGACAGAATATGTGGGACACATGGTTGAACTTAAGAATACATTATCTGAACTCCTCTCAGAGGCTCTGGGACTTAGCAGTGACTATCTTGCAAAAATGGAATGCATGGAGTATCCACCGATACGTTGCCACTACTACCCCGCTTGCCCTGAGCCAAATGGCGTGCTTGGCTCAGTCGAGCATACGGACCCAGATTTTATGACTATAGTCCTGCAGGACAATGTTGGTGGTCTTCAAGTTGTTCAACAAAATATGTGGGTTGATGTGTCCCCTGTTCCAGGAGCTCTGATTGTCAACATGGGTGACTTTATGCAG CTTATCACCAATGATAAATTCATCAGCGTCCAGCACAGAGTTCAATTTAGACAGACCGGCCCAAGAGTGTCAATTGTTTGCTTCTTCTATCCTTCTTCAACAAATCTGTATAAACACTTTGGGcctatagaggagcttctaTTCGACCAAGAACCGATATACAGAGAAACTAGTGTTATGGAATACGTCGATAAATACAATTCTAATGGAGGACCTGGCAGCAATCCATGCCTACCACTTTTTAAACTAGTGTAA
- the LOC120010907 gene encoding 1-aminocyclopropane-1-carboxylate oxidase homolog 1-like isoform X3, whose translation MEVLTCVQDKSTMDRKEFDATKAGVKGLLESGITKIPKFFIRPSLETVAKSSCKFSDISLRIPLIDLAGFESSKRKDIIDEICEASEKWGVFQLINHGIPISVLDEMIAATKRFHEQPNEVKKELYSRDLEKSVKYYSNGDLFSRKGAADWTDILAFDFDDGIVDPAAVPQLCRDAVTEYVGHMVELKNTLSELLSEALGLSSDYLAKMECMEYPPIRCHYYPACPEPNGVLGSVEHTDPDFMTIVLQDNVGGLQVVQQNMWVDVSPVPGALIVNMGDFMQLITNDKFISVQHRVQFRQTGPRVSIVCFFYPSSTNLYKHFGPIEELLFDQEPIYRETSVMEYVDKYNSNGGPGSNPCLPLFKLV comes from the exons ATGGAAGTCCTTACTTGTGTCCAAGACAAATCAACCATGGATAGGAAGGAGTTTGATGCAACAAAAGCTGGTGTTAAAGGACTTCTAGAGTCCGGCATCACAAAGATACCTAAATTTTTCATCCGTCCATCACTGGAAACTGTGGCGAAGTCATCTTGCAAGTTCAGCGATATCAGCCTTCGTATTCCACTTATAGACCTTGCTGGCTTTGAAAGTAGTAAAAGGAAGGATATAATTGATGAAATATGTGAAGCATCCGAAAAATGGGGTGTCTTTCAATTGATCAATCATGGGATTCCAATTAGTGTCTTGGATGAGATGATTGCTGCTACCAAAAGATTTCATGAGCAACCAAATGAGGTGAAGAAGGAGCTGTACTCGCGTGATCTTGAGAAATCAGTGAAGTACTACAGCAACGGTGATCTCTTTTCACGTAAAGGAGCTGCAGATTGGACGGATATCTTGGCCTTTGATTTTGACGATGGTATAGTGGACCCTGCAGCCGTTCCTCAATTATGCAG AGATGCAGTGACAGAATATGTGGGACACATGGTTGAACTTAAGAATACATTATCTGAACTCCTCTCAGAGGCTCTGGGACTTAGCAGTGACTATCTTGCAAAAATGGAATGCATGGAGTATCCACCGATACGTTGCCACTACTACCCCGCTTGCCCTGAGCCAAATGGCGTGCTTGGCTCAGTCGAGCATACGGACCCAGATTTTATGACTATAGTCCTGCAGGACAATGTTGGTGGTCTTCAAGTTGTTCAACAAAATATGTGGGTTGATGTGTCCCCTGTTCCAGGAGCTCTGATTGTCAACATGGGTGACTTTATGCAG CTTATCACCAATGATAAATTCATCAGCGTCCAGCACAGAGTTCAATTTAGACAGACCGGCCCAAGAGTGTCAATTGTTTGCTTCTTCTATCCTTCTTCAACAAATCTGTATAAACACTTTGGGcctatagaggagcttctaTTCGACCAAGAACCGATATACAGAGAAACTAGTGTTATGGAATACGTCGATAAATACAATTCTAATGGAGGACCTGGCAGCAATCCATGCCTACCACTTTTTAAACTAGTGTAA
- the LOC120010908 gene encoding 1-aminocyclopropane-1-carboxylate oxidase homolog 1-like: MEVLTCVQDKSTMDLKEFDATKAGVKGLIESGITKIPKFFIRPSLETVEKSSYKSSDISLRIPLIDLAGFESSRRKDIIDEIREACEKWGVFQLINHGIPISVLDEMIAASRRFHEQPNEVKKELYSRDPEKSVKYYSNSDLFLRKGAADWTDSAAFDFGDGKVDPAALPHICRDAVAAYVIHMFELKNTVSQLLSEALGLSSDYLAKMECMEHPAIRCNYYPACPEPNGVLGSVKHTDPDFMTIVLQDNVGGLQAVHQNMWVDVSPVPGALIVNMGDFMQLITNDKFLSVQHRVQVRQTGPRVAIVCFFYPYSTNLCKRFGPIKELLFDQEPIYRETSVMEYIDKFRSNGGAGNPCLPLFKLV; encoded by the exons ATGGAAGTCCTTACTTGTGTCCAAGACAAATCAACCATGGATTTGAAGGAGTTTGATGCAACAAAAGCTGGTGTTAAAGGACTTATAGAGTCCGGCATCACAAAGATACCTAAATTTTTCATCCGTCCATCACTGGAAACTGTGGAGAAGTCATCTTACAAGTCCAGTGATATCAGCCTCCGTATTCCACTTATAGACCTTGCAGGCTTTGAAAGTAGTAGAAGGAAGGATATAATTGATGAAATACGCGAAGCATGCGAAAAATGGGGTGTCTTTCAATTGATCAATCATGGGATTCCAATTAGCGTCTTGGATGAGATGATTGCTGCTTCCAGAAGATTTCATGAGCAACCAAATGAGGTGAAGAAGGAGCTGTACTCACGTGATCCTGAGAAATCAGTGAAGTACTACAGCAACAGTGATCTCTTTTTACGTAAAGGAGCTGCAGATTGGACGGATAGCGCGGCCTTTGATTTTGGTGATGGTAAAGTGGACCCTGCCGCCCTTCCTCACATATGCAG AGATGCAGTGGCAGCATATGTGATACACATGTTTGAACTGAAGAATACAGTATCTCAACTCCTCTCAGAGGCTCTGGGACTTAGCAGTGACTACCTTGCTAAAATGGAATGCATGGAACATCCTGCAATACGGTGCAACTATTACCCTGCTTGCCCTGAGCCAAATGGCGTGCTTGGCTCAGTCAAGCATACGGACCCAGATTTTATGACTATAGTCTTGCAGGACAATGTTGGTGGTCTTCAAGCTGTTCATCAAAATATGTGGGTTGATGTGTCCCCTGTTCCAGGAGCTCTGATTGTCAACATGGGTGACTTTATGCAG CTTATCACCAATGATAAATTCTTAAGTGTCCAGCACAGGGTTCAAGTTAGACAGACTGGCCCAAGAGTGGCAATTGTTTGCTTCTTCTATCCTTATTCGACAAATCTGTGTAAACGCTTTGGGCCTATAAAGGAGCTTCTATTCGACCAAGAACCGATATACAGAGAAACTAGTGTCATGGAATACATCGATAAATTCAGGTCTAATGGAGGAGCTGGCAATCCATGCCTACCACTTTTTAAACTAGTGTAA
- the LOC120010906 gene encoding transcription factor EMB1444-like has protein sequence MGTGLHDILRSFCLDTNWNYAVFWKLKHRSRMVLTWEDAYYDNCERQDHSENKCSSETQGNLHDGPCSHDPLGLAVARMSYHVYSLGEGIVGQVAVSGKYQWIFADKIVSSSRSSFEFSDGWQSQFSAGIKTIVVVAVVPYGVVQLGSLNTVFEDVKLVVHIKDAFSALSDSFAGHTTGSPMQCSMKSTFSLSDFPPKSLDSEFLLDCISSADKSTVKEGPSRWLPVCTSYNTTVCGENTELLQLNSNVTDLDRQKQLIAESLNETKDTEHYSYPHSSSSVTRDINLYNVVLPGENCGVDLPLFSLKSLESSLCNSIPTYQNGVLNIPESSNMRLQKDMEKLECQTELSPLETSNIFLKFSAGCELQEALGPAFLQGSFYFDYESEKSEGGACVGMLGGMSSSQLTSDSGSENLLEAVVANVYSSDVKSVQSLCKSEQSLLTSQKMPEASCQSQYTIYSTNHSANQISLVEEDMRHCLNTSDLCGALSSQGLSSACLSSRSEQLDRNSEAAKNNKKKSRPGESSRPRPRDRQLIQDRIKELRELVPNGSKCSIDSLLERTVKHMLFLQSIAKHADKLKNCAESKLHHKGTGMPGSSNYEEGSSWAVEVGSHLKVCSIIVENLNQKGQVLVEMLCEECSHFLEIAEAIKSLELTILKGITEVHGEKTWICFVVEGQNNRIMHRLEILWSLVKILQPNSTN, from the exons GGTTTTGACTTGGGAAGATGCTTACTATGACAATTGTGAGCGTCAAGATCATTCAGAGAATAAGTGCTCCAGTGAGACCCAAGGAAACTTGCATGACGGTCCTTGTTCACATGACCCGCTTGGGTTAGCTGTGGCGAGGATGTCCTACCATGTATATTCTCTAGGGGAAGG GATTGTTGGACAGGTTGCAGTTAGTGGAAAGTATCAGTGGATCTTTGCAGATAAAATTGTTAGCAGCTCACGTTCATCCTTCGAG TTCAGTGATGGTTGGCAGAGTCAGTTTTCAGCCGGTATTAAG ACCATAGTTGTTGTAGCTGTTGTCCCATATGGAGTTGTACAGCTAGGCTCCCTAAATACT GTTTTCGAAGATGTGAAGCTGGTGGTTCATATAAAAGATGCCTTTTCGGCCCTGTCAGATTCTTTTGCAGGGCATACCACTGGTAGTCCAATGCAATGTAGTATGAAGTCTACATTTTCTCTG TCAGATTTCCCTCCAAAAAGTTTGGATTCCGAGTTCCTTCTTGATTGCATAAGCAGTGCAGATAAATCTACAGTCAAAGAAGGCCCCTCCCGCTGGTTGCCTGTTTGCACTTCTTACAACACTACAGTTTGTGGTGAAAATACTGAATTACTTCAGCTGAATTCAAATGTAACTGATTTAGATCGTCAAAAGCAACTGATAGCGGAGTCACTTAATGAGACAAAAGATACAGAGCACTATTCCTATCCACATTCGAGCAGTTCTGTTACGCGCGATATTAACTTATATAACGTTGTACTTCCGGGTGAAAATTGTGGAGTTGATCTTCCCCTTTTCTCCTTGAAATCCCTTGAGTCTTCTCTTTGCAATAGTATTCCTACGTATCAAAATGGTGTGCTGAACATACCCGAATCCTCAAACATGAGACTGCAAAAAGACATGGAGAAGTTGGAGTGTCAAACTGAGTTGAGTCCCTTGGAGACATCAAACATTTTTCTGAAGTTCTCTGCTGGGTGTGAGCTACAAGAAGCATTAGGGCCAGCTTTTCTACAAGgaagtttttattttgattatgaATCCGAGAAGAGTGAAGGTGGAGCCTGTGTTGGGATGTTAGGGGGGATGAGCAGCAGCCAGTTGACCTCCGACTCTGGCTCAGAGAATCTACTGGAAGCAGTTGTAGCCAATGTTTATAGCAGTGATGTTAAAAGTGTGCAATCACTTTGTAAATCAGAGCAGTCTCTGTTGACATCTCAGAAAATGCCAGAGGCTTCTTGCCAGAGTCAATATACTATATATTCCACTAATCATTCAGCTAATCAGATTTCTCTTGTAGAGGAGGACATGCGGCATTGCTTGAATACATCAGATTTATGTGGTGCCTTGTCTTCACAAGGGTTATCATCTGCTTGTTTAAGTTCCCGTAGTGAGCAGCTGGACAGGAATTCAGAAGCagctaaaaataacaaaaaaaagtccAGACCTGGTGAAAGCTCTAGGCCTAGGCCAAGGGACAGACAGCTCATTCAAGATCGTATTAAGGAGCTGAGAGAGCTTGTGCCGAATGGATCTAAG TGCAGTATTGATTCATTGCTGGAGCGTACAGTCAAGCACATGCTCTTTCTACAGAGCATTGCTAAGCATGCTGACAAGCTAAAAAATTGTGCTGAATCAAAG TTGCATCACAAGGGAACAGGCATGCCAGGATCCTCCAATTATGAGGAAGGGTCAAGTTGGGCAGTGGAGGTGGGAAGCCATCTAAAAGTTTGTTCGATTATTGTGGAAAATTTAAACCAAAAAGGGCAGGTGCTTGTAGAG ATGTTATGTGAGGAATGCAGTCATTTTCTTGAGATAGCTGAAGCCATAAAAAGCTTGGAACTCACCATCTTAAAAGGGATTACAGAAGTGCATGGCGAGAAGACATGGATATGTTTTGTGGTCGAG GGGCAGAATAACAGAATTATGCATAGGCTGGAAATCTTGTGGTCTCTTGTGAAAATATTGCAACCTAACTCTACAAATTAA